In Phyllostomus discolor isolate MPI-MPIP mPhyDis1 chromosome 3, mPhyDis1.pri.v3, whole genome shotgun sequence, a single genomic region encodes these proteins:
- the CARHSP1 gene encoding calcium-regulated heat-stable protein 1 has protein sequence MSSEPPPPPQPHTHQASVGLLDTHRARNRSPSPLRGNVVPSPLPTRRTRTYSATVRASQGPVYKGVCKCFCRSKGHGFITPADGGPDIFLHISDVEGEYVPVEGDEVTYKMCSIPPKHEKLQAVEVVITHLAPGTKHETWSGHVISS, from the exons ATGTCATCTGAACCTCCTCCGCCACCACAGCCCCACACCCACCAGGCTTCAGTTGGGCTGCTGGACACCCATCGGGCCCGCAATCGCTCACCGTCCCCTCTTCGGGGCAACGTGgtccccagcccactgcccactCGCCGGACAAGGACCTACTCTGC GACGGTGAGGGCCTCCCAGGGCCCGGTCTACAAAGGAGTCTGCAAGTGCTTCTGTCGATCCAAGGGCCACGGCTTCATCACCCCAGCAGACGGCGGCCCCGATATCTTCTTGCACATCTCCGA TGTGGAAGGGGAGTATGTCCCAGTGGAAGGTGACGAGGTCACCTATAAGATGTGCTCCATCCCACCCAAGCACGAGAAGCTGCAGGCTGTGGAGGTGGTCATCACCCACCTGGCGCCGGGCACCAAGCACGAGACCTGGTCTGGCCACGTCATCAGCTCCTAG
- the LOC118499581 gene encoding transmembrane protein 186-like produces the protein MAAVLRAVMRLPGPAVWGRPLYGLQCCNGQDLRRWVGSRSPTLKEKPPGTETEKFQMIYRFDAIRIFRYLSRLKVAQTALTVVALPPGFYWYSQGLMAFDSLCLVGGIAGFALAMLCWMSYFFRRLVGILYVNESGTMLRVAHLTFWGWRQDTYCPVADVIPMTETQDRPQELFVRIQQYSGKQTFYLTLRYGRIVDRERFTQVFGVLDTLK, from the exons ATG GCTGCTGTCCTCCGAGCTGTGATGCGGTTGCCAGGGCCAGCTGTGTGGGGAAGGCCTCTCTACGGGTTGCAGTGCTGCAATGGGCAGGATttgaggaggtgggtggggagtagGTCACCCACCTTGAAAGAGAAACCACcaggcacagagacagagaaattcCAGATGATCTACCGGTTTGACGCCATCAGAATCTTTAGGTACTTGTCTCGGCTGAAGGTGGCTCAAACGGCCCTGACGGTGGTGGCCCTGCCGCCTGGCTTTTACTGGTACTCCCAGGGCCTTATGGCTTTCGACTCCCTGTGCCTTGTGGGTGGGATAGCTGGGTTCGCCCTGGCCATGCTGTGCTGGATGAGCTATTTCTTCCGGAGGCTGGTGGGTATCCTGTATGTGAATGAGTCAGGCACCATGCTGCGGGTGGCCCACCTGACCTTCTGGGGCTGGCGACAGGACACGTACTGCCCAGTGGCCGACGTGATCCCTATGACGGAAACCCAGGACCGGCCGCAGGAACTTTTCGTGCGGATCCAACAGTACAGTGGGAAGCAGACCTTCTACCTCACCCTGCGCTATGGACGCATCGTGGACAGAGAGCGTTTCACACAGGTGTTTGGGGTGCTGGACACACTTAAGTGA